The Elusimicrobiota bacterium region TGGTCTTGAAGTATGGAAATATTCCCCAGGGATAACGGGCTATGCCCACAAAGGTGGGTGTAAAAAAAACCATTGCCAACATGGCCATAATGGACCAGGTGATCCAAGTCCAAATATGAAATGGGTGTTGTTTTTCCCCCACCCAAATATGTCCAAAGAGAAAGAAACATGTGGGAATAAAAGGAATACCCCCAATATAGGCCAAGGATTGGCAGAGGAGAATGGTCTCATTTGTTTTCACCAAACTTTGCAGGCCAAAAAAGAAAACCCATATGCCGGTAGAAAGGGTCAACAAAAAAAACATGCGATTCATTTTTGCTCTGGGATTGTTCAACAAGACAATCAAGCCCACCGAAATATCAAAAAGGCCGGCGGTCACATTCAAAATTCCATGCAGTTTGAATTGGAGGTGTGTTGATACGAATAGAGCGATGTCTTGAAGCATCGTTTAAACCGGAAGGGTGAATGTCACTGTCGTTCCCTTCCCCTCTCCTTCTGACTCGGCCCAAATTTTGCCGCCGTGGGCTTCGACCCAAAGCTTTGCAATGGTGAGACCGATTCCAGAACCTTTCGCCTGTTGACCTCTCATGCCTTGGTAAAATCGATTAAAAATGTGTGGTAATTCTTGTTGAGAAAGGCCTGACCCCTCATCACGAACAGAAACGGTAAGGCCGCTGGAGTCTTTTTTGAGGGAGAGATAAACAGATCTTTCTTTCGAAAATTTTATGGCATTTGAAAGCACATTGGAGAGGACTTGTCCTATTTTTGTGCGGTCACAAGATATAACGGCTTCGGAAAGCAGGTCAAAATGAAACTGAATATTTTTTGAATCAGCCAAGGGTTTGTGATGAATCGCGGTTTTTTTTATGAGATCCGTCATATCCGTTTGTTCACAAAGAAGGTGGACATCTTTAACTTGCGGGTCAAAGGCCGCCAGTAAATCATTCACAAACAATTGTAGGCGGCTGGAGTTGCGTTGAATCATTTCCAGGTAGGCAGATAGTTTTCCGGGGTCATTATCTCTCACGTCGGGATTGTTGTTTAGGAAATCAACAGCGCTTTCAATGATGGCGAGGGGGCTTTTCAATTCATGCGTTAACCCGGCCAGCGTGTAATCTTGAAAGTAGGCGTTTCGTTTGACCAAAAAGGCATAGAGGAACGGGCCGGTAGAAAGAATCAGGCTTATAATAAGGATTTCTATTCCCTGAACCACCCATGAGCGAGAATCTTGACCAG contains the following coding sequences:
- the sasA_22 gene encoding Adaptive-response sensory-kinase SasA, producing MTLTPFAISGLLAAVFSFGFGVFVFFKSSNRKLGKIWSLFSLSAANWGIGCFWIGTSQTPESALMAWRFAFGFGVAWMPALFFHFVCTFCDLKRPKTILLHYLFSIVTFAIMPTHYFFKSPQLKFGSLYFPQHEWPFNVFVFWWLAFIIYSHIELGIGYRTNTPVKKAQIKYFFLGTAIGYMGGSLVYLPHFDINLYPWGNFTVFIYPFIMSYAIVRFNLMDIRVFIRRTALIVGVYFILILLSAPILYVFHTSGQDSRSWVVQGIEILIISLILSTGPFLYAFLVKRNAYFQDYTLAGLTHELKSPLAIIESAVDFLNNNPDVRDNDPGKLSAYLEMIQRNSSRLQLFVNDLLAAFDPQVKDVHLLCEQTDMTDLIKKTAIHHKPLADSKNIQFHFDLLSEAVISCDRTKIGQVLSNVLSNAIKFSKERSVYLSLKKDSSGLTVSVRDEGSGLSQQELPHIFNRFYQGMRGQQAKGSGIGLTIAKLWVEAHGGKIWAESEGEGKGTTVTFTLPV